The proteins below come from a single Dermatophilaceae bacterium Soc4.6 genomic window:
- a CDS encoding folylpolyglutamate synthase/dihydrofolate synthase family protein translates to MSPSGRPDAAQVEAGRRLDVEKRVREVEAAILARAPETHVDPSLDEVAAVMELLGEPQHSFPVIHLTGTNGKTSTTRMVESLLRELGLTTGRFTSPHLHSFRERIAIGGDSLTAEQLIAVYDEVLPMVELADARSVEQGGGRLNFFMLSVVLAYAAFADAPVDVAVVEVGLGGRWDATNVADGQVAVITRVAIDHTRLLGSTIEQIATEKSGIIKPGAIAVSAVQERDVAEILVERAEEVGARIVFEGVDFGVVSREVALGGQLLTLKGLAGEYTEVFLPLHGEHMASNAATALAAVEAFLGGGEQALDPEVVRAGFAAVTSPGRLEIVRRSPTVLVDAAHNPAGIRALVAALEDAFTFTRLVGVVAIFADKEPLEMLEELEPVLDHVVVTRNTSSRSIRPDDLGAIAREVFGDDRVTVVRDLPDALDRAAGIAESSGDASGMGSGVLVTGSVVTAADARMLLGVTST, encoded by the coding sequence ATGAGCCCCAGTGGTCGACCCGATGCTGCCCAGGTCGAGGCGGGACGCCGCCTCGACGTCGAGAAGCGGGTGCGTGAGGTCGAGGCGGCCATCCTGGCCAGAGCCCCCGAGACGCACGTCGATCCGAGCCTCGACGAGGTCGCCGCGGTCATGGAGCTGCTCGGTGAGCCGCAGCACAGCTTTCCCGTCATCCACCTCACCGGCACCAACGGCAAGACCTCGACGACCCGGATGGTCGAGTCGCTCCTGCGCGAGCTGGGCCTGACGACAGGCAGATTCACGTCGCCTCACCTGCACTCGTTCCGCGAGCGGATCGCGATCGGAGGCGACTCCCTCACGGCCGAGCAGCTCATCGCGGTCTACGACGAGGTCCTGCCGATGGTCGAGCTGGCCGACGCCAGGTCGGTCGAGCAGGGCGGTGGACGGCTCAACTTCTTCATGCTCTCGGTGGTGCTGGCGTATGCCGCCTTCGCCGACGCCCCCGTCGACGTCGCCGTCGTCGAGGTCGGCCTCGGCGGCCGCTGGGACGCCACCAACGTCGCCGACGGTCAGGTCGCGGTCATCACCCGCGTCGCGATCGACCACACCCGGCTGCTCGGGTCGACGATCGAGCAGATCGCCACCGAGAAGTCCGGCATCATCAAGCCCGGGGCCATCGCAGTCTCGGCGGTGCAGGAGCGCGACGTCGCCGAGATCCTCGTCGAACGAGCCGAGGAGGTTGGTGCCCGCATCGTCTTCGAGGGCGTCGACTTCGGCGTGGTCTCTCGTGAGGTCGCGCTCGGGGGTCAGCTGCTGACGCTCAAGGGTCTGGCGGGGGAGTACACCGAGGTCTTCCTGCCCCTGCACGGCGAACACATGGCCAGCAATGCCGCCACCGCCCTGGCCGCGGTCGAGGCCTTCCTCGGCGGTGGCGAGCAGGCGCTCGATCCGGAGGTCGTGCGGGCCGGCTTCGCCGCCGTCACGTCACCGGGGCGCCTCGAGATCGTGCGCCGCTCGCCCACGGTGCTCGTCGACGCGGCGCACAACCCCGCCGGGATTCGCGCCCTGGTCGCGGCGCTCGAGGACGCCTTCACCTTCACCCGGCTCGTGGGCGTCGTCGCGATCTTCGCCGACAAGGAGCCGCTCGAGATGCTCGAGGAGCTCGAGCCGGTGCTCGACCACGTCGTCGTCACGCGCAACACCTCGTCGCGCTCGATCCGCCCCGACGACCTCGGCGCCATCGCGCGCGAGGTCTTCGGCGACGACCGGGTCACCGTCGTGCGTGACCTGCCCGACGCCCTCGACCGCGCGGCCGGCATCGCCGAGTCGTCCGGCGACGCCAGCGGCATGGGGTCCGGCGTCCTGGTGACGGGCTCGG
- the ileS gene encoding isoleucine--tRNA ligase, producing MAYPQVSTGTSDEASASDSPPATRQGVPTAPRFPQIEERVLRYWDEDGTFVASVEQREAGVDGSNEFVFYDGPPFANGLPHYGHLLTGYVKDIVPRYQTMRGRRVERRFGWDTHGLPAELEAMSQLGIKTKDEILEIGIETFNAACRESVLRYTGDWREYVTRQARWVDFDHDYKTLNPDYMESVIWAFKQLHEKGLVYEGFRVLPYCWNDQTPLSSHELRMDDDVYQQRPDPAVTVGLRLETGELALVWTTTPWTLPANLGIMVGPDIDYVVVESDVTGRTERYVIGAARLAAYAKDLFPAEAADQAFDPTTRVVERLTGTDLLGRSFTPPFSYYLGHERAHRVFSADFVTTEDGTGLVHTAGAFGEEDKVVTDREGIEPVIPVGPDGRFVFPVTDYEGMQVFDANSHVIDDLRAVTRGEGSHGAATEGTVLLRRETYDHSYPHCWRCRQPLIYMAVSSWFVEVTKIKDRMLELNEQIAWTPDHIQHGQFGRWLENARDWSITRNRFWGSPVPVWKSDDARYPRIDVYGSFADLEADFGVAVTDLHRPFVDRLTRPNPDDPRTPQEGQSTMRRVEDVLDVWFDSGSMSFAQVHYPFENADWFEHHFPGDFIVEYIGQTRGWFYTLHVLATALFDRPAFSSCVSHGIVLGSDGQKMSKSLKNYPDVREVFDRDGADAMRWFLMSSPILRGGNLVVTEQGIRDGVRQVLLPLWNAWSFFALYANSARGGEGYTARWSTSSTDVLDRYLLAKLRDFVSEVETQLDAYEIADACETTRGFLDALTNWYIRRSRSRFWGGEDADAEAAFDTLYTTLETVCRVVAPLLPLTTEEIWRGLTGGRSVHLTDWPVAGDLPQDEVLVAAMDRARDICSVASSLRKGEKLRARLPLAGLTVVAARSGALEAFAAVVRDEVNVKDVTLVDLESASEEDFGVSQRLSVNARAAGPRLGKDVQTAIKGAKAGDWSVAADGAVTSGGLALAEGEYTLETVVAADDTGPGSGRAVAMLPGGGFVVLDTSITPELAAEGLARDVVRAVQQARKDAGFDVSDRISLTLSGSDAVWQSVVAHQSLIMGETLAVQFGAAGGDRELPAVEGAHLTTATVGDGDAVRILVKRST from the coding sequence ATGGCCTATCCCCAGGTGAGCACCGGCACGAGCGACGAGGCGTCGGCGTCCGACTCCCCCCCGGCGACCCGGCAGGGGGTCCCCACCGCCCCCCGCTTTCCGCAGATCGAGGAGCGGGTGCTGCGCTACTGGGACGAGGACGGCACCTTCGTCGCCTCGGTCGAGCAGCGGGAGGCGGGCGTCGACGGGTCGAACGAGTTCGTCTTCTACGACGGGCCGCCGTTCGCCAACGGCCTACCCCACTACGGGCACCTGCTCACCGGTTACGTCAAGGACATCGTCCCGCGCTACCAGACCATGCGGGGGCGCCGCGTGGAGCGCCGCTTCGGCTGGGACACCCACGGGCTGCCGGCCGAGCTCGAGGCGATGAGCCAGCTCGGCATCAAGACCAAGGACGAGATCCTCGAGATCGGCATCGAGACCTTCAACGCAGCCTGCCGCGAGTCGGTGCTGCGCTACACGGGGGACTGGCGCGAGTACGTCACGCGCCAGGCGCGCTGGGTCGACTTCGACCACGACTACAAGACGCTCAACCCCGACTACATGGAGAGCGTCATCTGGGCGTTCAAGCAGCTGCACGAGAAGGGTCTGGTCTACGAGGGCTTCCGGGTGCTGCCCTACTGCTGGAACGACCAGACGCCGCTGTCGAGCCACGAGCTGCGGATGGACGACGACGTCTACCAGCAGCGCCCGGACCCGGCCGTCACGGTCGGTCTCCGGCTCGAGACGGGCGAGCTGGCCCTGGTCTGGACCACGACGCCGTGGACCCTGCCGGCCAACCTCGGCATCATGGTGGGGCCCGACATCGACTACGTCGTGGTGGAGTCCGACGTCACCGGCCGGACGGAGCGCTACGTCATCGGCGCCGCTCGGCTCGCCGCCTACGCCAAGGACCTGTTCCCCGCGGAGGCGGCTGACCAGGCCTTCGACCCCACGACCCGCGTCGTCGAGCGCCTGACGGGCACCGACCTGCTGGGGCGGTCGTTCACCCCACCCTTCTCCTACTACCTCGGGCACGAGCGGGCCCACCGCGTGTTCTCGGCCGACTTCGTCACCACCGAGGACGGCACGGGCCTCGTGCACACGGCTGGGGCCTTCGGAGAGGAGGACAAGGTCGTCACCGACCGTGAGGGCATCGAGCCCGTCATCCCCGTCGGTCCCGACGGCCGGTTCGTCTTCCCGGTCACCGACTACGAGGGGATGCAGGTCTTCGACGCCAACAGCCACGTCATCGACGACCTGCGGGCGGTGACCCGCGGCGAGGGGTCGCACGGGGCGGCGACCGAGGGCACCGTCCTGCTGCGCCGCGAGACCTACGACCACTCCTATCCGCACTGCTGGCGCTGCCGGCAGCCGCTGATCTACATGGCCGTCTCGAGCTGGTTCGTCGAGGTCACCAAGATCAAGGACCGCATGCTCGAGCTCAACGAGCAGATCGCGTGGACGCCCGACCACATCCAGCACGGCCAGTTCGGTCGGTGGCTCGAGAACGCCCGCGACTGGTCGATCACGCGGAACCGCTTCTGGGGCAGCCCCGTTCCCGTGTGGAAGTCCGACGACGCCCGCTACCCCCGCATCGACGTCTACGGCTCCTTCGCTGACCTCGAGGCCGACTTCGGGGTCGCGGTGACCGACCTGCACCGGCCGTTCGTCGACCGGCTCACGCGGCCCAACCCCGACGACCCCCGCACCCCGCAGGAGGGGCAGTCGACGATGCGCCGGGTCGAGGACGTCCTCGACGTCTGGTTCGACTCCGGCTCGATGAGCTTCGCCCAGGTGCACTACCCGTTCGAGAACGCCGACTGGTTCGAGCACCACTTCCCGGGCGACTTCATCGTCGAGTACATCGGGCAGACCCGAGGCTGGTTCTACACCCTGCACGTGCTCGCGACGGCGCTCTTCGACCGCCCGGCCTTCTCCTCCTGCGTCAGCCACGGCATCGTCCTGGGCTCCGACGGCCAGAAGATGAGCAAGAGCCTGAAGAACTACCCCGACGTGCGCGAGGTCTTCGACCGGGACGGCGCCGACGCGATGCGGTGGTTCCTGATGAGCAGCCCGATCCTGCGCGGGGGCAACCTCGTCGTCACCGAGCAGGGCATCCGCGACGGTGTGCGCCAGGTGCTCCTTCCGCTGTGGAACGCCTGGTCGTTCTTCGCGCTCTACGCCAACTCGGCGCGCGGTGGTGAAGGCTATACGGCGCGCTGGTCGACGTCCTCGACCGACGTCCTCGACCGCTACCTGCTGGCCAAGCTGCGCGACTTCGTCAGCGAGGTCGAGACCCAGCTCGACGCCTACGAGATCGCCGATGCGTGCGAGACCACGCGTGGCTTCCTCGACGCGCTCACCAACTGGTACATCCGGCGCTCGCGCTCGCGCTTCTGGGGCGGTGAGGACGCCGACGCCGAGGCGGCCTTCGACACCCTCTACACGACCCTCGAGACCGTGTGCCGCGTGGTCGCGCCCCTGCTGCCGCTCACCACCGAGGAGATCTGGCGGGGACTGACCGGTGGCCGCTCCGTGCACCTGACGGACTGGCCGGTGGCGGGCGACCTCCCTCAGGACGAGGTGCTCGTGGCGGCGATGGACCGGGCCCGCGACATCTGCTCGGTCGCGTCGTCCTTGCGCAAGGGCGAGAAGCTGCGGGCCCGCCTGCCCCTGGCCGGCCTGACCGTCGTCGCGGCTCGGTCCGGCGCGCTCGAGGCCTTCGCGGCTGTCGTGCGTGACGAGGTGAACGTCAAGGACGTGACCCTGGTCGACCTCGAGTCGGCGAGCGAGGAGGACTTCGGCGTCTCGCAGCGTCTCAGCGTCAACGCGCGGGCGGCCGGTCCGCGACTGGGCAAGGATGTGCAGACGGCGATCAAGGGTGCCAAGGCGGGTGACTGGTCGGTGGCCGCCGACGGAGCGGTCACCTCGGGCGGCCTCGCGCTGGCCGAGGGCGAGTACACCCTCGAGACCGTCGTCGCCGCCGACGACACCGGGCCCGGCTCGGGTCGCGCCGTCGCGATGCTGCCCGGTGGCGGCTTCGTCGTGCTCGACACCAGCATCACTCCCGAGCTCGCGGCCGAGGGGCTGGCGCGCGATGTCGTCCGCGCCGTGCAGCAGGCCCGCAAGGACGCCGGTTTCGACGTCAGTGACCGGATCTCGTTGACGCTGAGCGGTTCTGACGCCGTCTGGCAGTCAGTGGTCGCGCACCAGTCGCTCATCATGGGCGAGACGCTGGCCGTGCAGTTCGGCGCGGCCGGTGGCGACCGCGAGCTGCCCGCCGTCGAGGGGGCGCACCTCACGACGGCCACGGTGGGCGACGGTGACGCGGTGCGCATCCTCGTGAAGCGGTCGACGTGA
- a CDS encoding NHL repeat-containing protein: MSQLLPQPTSPLSRRTLLGSAGAAGASVVAAPLLATSASAVTDPAPRITRSVGLDHVVLGAAYADMYPTDVVADPNYWYVNDNGRYRLIAVNRKTGVIDYEFAKARVPGTDDLATGRGMGIDAAGYLYVTDTINNRITKMTKRFRTVTSFGGRGDGDGQFRGITDVAVGPGLDDTGAPAEVVYATDKTGHQNNTRINKFTTDGRSIGTMGDMIGLHYGQLVVDPDNGNVIVCDAIVQGFVIFDKAGTVLKKVGGRGGGPGQFLGLPRGIDIYKGKIWVTDSDNRRIQVFDTTGTYLFGFGSLGTGQGQFIGPKGISVSNGRVLVCDLYGYGLDEFDLQGRSTRSFFGGVPPINGVNKPKGLDIDSSGKVHVIDWWRQAIVRCDLDGTNPQQVGQTGDRKTPGALTFPTDVRVQPGTGVIYVCNRESNDIEVLNPDGTSHKKAFFGVQDVHHPVGLAFAPNGDLLVSDSPAKRIVRFTLDANGHGTFADADDAAAIGGLRYCSGLDVAPDGTVWVADNLGLCRRTPAGVWTRFEQATGSAMPFKTPWGVRVGPDGLIYATDSGNNRVVVMRANGRLVAETAPSDVFDGRALYGPQGIAIGPDGLVYVADTSNDRVLALRVR; this comes from the coding sequence ATGTCACAGCTTCTCCCCCAGCCCACCTCGCCGCTCTCGCGCCGCACCCTCCTGGGGTCGGCAGGGGCCGCGGGTGCGTCGGTCGTCGCAGCCCCCCTGCTGGCCACGTCGGCCTCGGCGGTCACCGACCCCGCTCCGCGGATCACGCGCTCAGTCGGGCTGGACCACGTGGTCCTCGGCGCCGCGTACGCCGACATGTACCCCACCGACGTCGTCGCGGACCCGAACTACTGGTACGTCAACGACAACGGTCGCTACCGCCTCATCGCCGTCAACCGCAAGACCGGCGTCATCGACTACGAGTTCGCCAAGGCACGGGTGCCGGGCACCGACGACCTGGCGACGGGTCGCGGCATGGGCATCGACGCGGCCGGCTACCTCTACGTCACCGACACGATCAACAACCGCATCACCAAGATGACCAAGCGCTTCCGCACGGTCACCTCGTTCGGCGGGCGCGGCGACGGCGACGGACAGTTCCGCGGCATCACGGACGTGGCCGTCGGCCCCGGTCTCGACGACACCGGGGCTCCGGCCGAGGTCGTCTATGCGACCGACAAGACCGGCCACCAGAACAACACCCGCATCAACAAGTTCACGACCGACGGGCGCTCCATCGGGACGATGGGCGACATGATCGGCCTGCACTACGGCCAGCTGGTCGTCGACCCCGACAACGGCAACGTCATCGTCTGCGACGCCATCGTCCAGGGCTTCGTCATCTTCGACAAGGCGGGCACGGTGCTCAAGAAGGTCGGGGGACGGGGCGGCGGCCCCGGTCAGTTCCTCGGCCTCCCCCGCGGGATCGACATCTACAAAGGCAAGATCTGGGTCACCGACTCGGACAACCGACGCATCCAGGTCTTCGACACCACGGGCACCTACCTCTTCGGCTTCGGCAGCTTGGGAACCGGCCAGGGCCAGTTCATCGGGCCCAAGGGCATCTCGGTCAGCAACGGGCGGGTGCTGGTGTGTGACCTCTACGGCTACGGCCTCGACGAGTTCGACCTCCAGGGGCGCTCCACGCGCAGCTTCTTCGGGGGGGTCCCGCCGATCAACGGGGTCAACAAGCCCAAGGGTCTCGACATCGACTCGTCGGGCAAGGTGCACGTCATCGACTGGTGGCGCCAGGCCATCGTGCGGTGCGACCTGGACGGCACCAACCCCCAGCAGGTGGGCCAGACCGGTGACCGCAAGACCCCCGGGGCGCTCACCTTCCCGACCGACGTCCGCGTGCAGCCCGGCACCGGGGTGATCTACGTCTGCAACCGGGAGAGCAACGACATCGAGGTCCTCAACCCCGACGGCACCTCGCACAAGAAGGCCTTCTTCGGCGTCCAGGACGTCCACCACCCGGTGGGGCTGGCCTTCGCCCCGAACGGCGACCTCCTGGTCTCCGACAGCCCGGCCAAGCGCATCGTGCGCTTCACCCTCGACGCGAACGGCCACGGCACCTTCGCCGACGCCGACGACGCCGCGGCGATCGGCGGGCTGCGCTACTGCTCCGGCCTGGACGTCGCCCCCGACGGCACGGTCTGGGTCGCCGACAACCTCGGCCTGTGCCGCCGCACCCCGGCCGGCGTGTGGACGCGCTTCGAGCAGGCCACGGGCAGTGCGATGCCGTTCAAGACCCCGTGGGGGGTGCGCGTCGGACCCGACGGACTCATCTACGCGACCGACTCCGGCAACAACCGGGTCGTGGTCATGCGGGCCAACGGCCGGCTCGTCGCCGAGACCGCGCCGAGCGACGTGTTCGACGGCCGGGCGCTCTACGGCCCGCAGGGCATTGCGATCGGGCCGGACGGCCTGGTCTACGTCGCCGACACGAGCAACGACCGGGTGCTCGCCCTCAGGGTCCGGTGA
- a CDS encoding GNAT family N-acetyltransferase, with the protein MTLLVRPGVLDDLADVLDVGRRTWPATYGPIAGSDYVAMGLAKWWTAQATEPALRAGRVLVAEVDGEVVGMSCTGPLDGRLVLWKLYVLPQSQGHGAGGALMRAVLATAAETYDEIRLAYLDGNDRAASFYHHHGFVELEREAGGTGIPDQVWMSRALGEPEVAAPPPARPREPHPPPHQPPHPHEPEDPR; encoded by the coding sequence GTGACCCTGCTGGTGCGGCCCGGGGTGCTCGACGACCTGGCCGACGTCCTCGACGTGGGCCGTCGCACGTGGCCGGCGACCTACGGCCCCATCGCCGGGTCCGACTACGTCGCGATGGGCCTGGCCAAGTGGTGGACCGCCCAGGCGACGGAGCCGGCCCTGCGCGCAGGGCGGGTGCTCGTCGCCGAGGTCGACGGTGAGGTCGTGGGGATGTCGTGCACGGGCCCCCTCGACGGGCGGCTGGTGCTGTGGAAGCTCTACGTCCTGCCGCAGTCGCAGGGCCACGGAGCCGGGGGCGCGCTGATGCGGGCCGTCCTCGCCACGGCTGCCGAGACCTACGACGAGATCCGCCTCGCCTACCTCGACGGCAACGATCGCGCGGCGTCGTTCTACCACCACCACGGCTTCGTCGAGCTCGAGCGCGAGGCCGGCGGCACCGGCATACCCGACCAGGTCTGGATGTCGCGGGCGCTCGGGGAGCCGGAAGTCGCCGCCCCGCCCCCGGCGCGTCCACGCGAGCCGCACCCGCCCCCGCACCAGCCCCCGCACCCGCACGAGCCCGAGGACCCCCGATGA